A genomic window from Acinetobacter lwoffii includes:
- the gdhA gene encoding NADP-specific glutamate dehydrogenase, with the protein MKYNTLNEFLDYVKSRDAHQPEFLQAVEEVMTSLWPFIEKNPQYAAHGLLERLVEPERAIQFRVSWVDDQGQTQVNRAFRVQYNSAIGPFKGGMRFHPSVNLSILKFLGFEQTFKNALTTLPMGGGKGGSDFDPKGKSEGEIMRFCQALMIELYRHLGANTDIPAGDIGVGGREVGYMAGMMKKLSNDTACVFTGKGLTFGGSLARPEATGYGTVYFAEEMLKSRGESFKDKVVAISGSGNVAQYAAEKAMYLGAKVVSLSDSAGTVHVKDGFTEALLAEVMELKNVKRGRISEFASKHGFEYLEGQRPWGIKCDIALPCATQNELDADDAAQLLANGVICVAEGANMPSTLEAVEKFVEAKILYAPGKASNAGGVATSGLEMSQNALRLGWTFEEVDERLHAIMKEIHRNCVKFGTKEDGTVNYVDGANIAGFVKVADAMLAQGVF; encoded by the coding sequence TTGAAATACAACACACTTAATGAGTTCCTAGATTACGTAAAATCACGTGATGCACATCAACCAGAATTTCTTCAAGCTGTAGAAGAAGTGATGACCAGTTTGTGGCCGTTCATTGAAAAGAACCCACAATACGCAGCACATGGTTTACTAGAGCGTCTAGTTGAGCCAGAACGTGCGATCCAGTTCCGAGTTTCTTGGGTAGATGACCAAGGTCAGACTCAAGTAAACCGTGCGTTCCGCGTACAGTACAACTCAGCGATCGGTCCATTTAAAGGTGGTATGCGTTTCCACCCTTCAGTGAATCTTTCAATCCTAAAATTCTTAGGCTTTGAGCAAACATTTAAAAATGCTTTAACCACACTTCCTATGGGTGGCGGTAAAGGCGGTTCTGATTTTGACCCTAAAGGCAAATCAGAAGGCGAAATCATGCGTTTCTGCCAGGCTTTAATGATCGAGCTGTATCGTCACCTTGGTGCGAACACAGATATCCCTGCAGGTGATATTGGTGTAGGCGGTCGTGAAGTGGGCTACATGGCCGGCATGATGAAAAAATTAAGTAACGATACGGCATGTGTATTCACTGGTAAAGGTTTAACTTTCGGTGGTTCATTGGCACGTCCGGAAGCAACGGGTTACGGTACTGTGTATTTCGCTGAGGAAATGCTTAAGTCTCGTGGCGAAAGCTTCAAAGATAAAGTCGTTGCGATTTCAGGTTCTGGTAACGTTGCGCAATATGCTGCTGAAAAAGCAATGTACCTCGGTGCGAAAGTGGTTTCACTTTCTGACTCTGCCGGTACAGTTCACGTTAAAGACGGTTTCACTGAGGCGCTTCTTGCTGAAGTCATGGAACTTAAAAATGTAAAACGTGGCCGTATTTCAGAATTCGCGTCTAAACATGGTTTCGAATATCTTGAAGGACAACGTCCTTGGGGTATCAAGTGTGATATCGCATTGCCATGTGCGACTCAAAACGAACTTGATGCAGACGACGCTGCTCAGCTTCTTGCAAACGGTGTAATCTGTGTGGCTGAAGGTGCGAACATGCCTTCTACGCTTGAAGCGGTTGAGAAATTCGTTGAAGCGAAAATTCTTTATGCGCCAGGTAAAGCATCAAATGCAGGTGGTGTGGCAACTTCTGGTCTGGAAATGTCTCAAAACGCATTGCGTTTAGGCTGGACTTTCGAAGAAGTTGATGAGCGTTTACACGCAATCATGAAAGAAATTCACCGTAACTGTGTGAAATTCGGTACTAAAGAAGACGGTACTGTGAACTATGTTGACGGTGCGAACATTGCTGGCTTCGTAAAAGTTGCTGATGCAATGCTTGCTCAAGGCGTATTCTAA
- the rlmH gene encoding 23S rRNA (pseudouridine(1915)-N(3))-methyltransferase RlmH — translation MKIRILTIGQKMPAWVLTGFEDYFKRIQPFVQTQIIELPMAKRGKNDSEADILKYRNIEGDSILNALKQNETLIALEVGGREFSTEKLAETMKGWMLEGNDVALAIGGPDGHSEAVRKAAAWHWSLSKLTLPHPLVRVMLIEQLYRAMSINNNHPYHRAG, via the coding sequence ATGAAAATCCGTATCCTGACCATTGGTCAAAAAATGCCAGCGTGGGTGCTGACTGGTTTTGAAGATTATTTCAAGCGTATTCAACCTTTTGTACAGACCCAGATTATTGAGCTGCCGATGGCGAAACGGGGCAAAAACGATTCTGAAGCCGATATTCTGAAATACCGCAATATTGAGGGCGACAGCATTTTAAATGCGCTCAAGCAGAATGAAACCCTGATTGCGCTTGAAGTGGGTGGACGCGAATTTAGTACCGAAAAACTGGCTGAAACCATGAAAGGCTGGATGCTGGAAGGCAATGATGTGGCTCTTGCGATTGGCGGGCCGGATGGTCACTCGGAAGCCGTACGTAAAGCTGCGGCATGGCACTGGTCACTTTCCAAGTTAACCCTGCCGCATCCACTGGTACGTGTCATGCTGATCGAGCAGCTTTATCGTGCTATGAGCATCAATAACAACCATCCTTATCATCGGGCAGGCTAA
- a CDS encoding DODA-type extradiol aromatic ring-opening family dioxygenase, translating to MNLQTLPGLFISHGSPMLALNPEQVGPALHRLSENLPRPEAIIVMSAHWESDALEVSSAIRPETWHDFRGFPPELYQLRYPAPGNPELAEKVLGLLANAGFSAHANSTRPRDHGVWMPLLHMYPDANIPVVEISLPMSMSADEIYQIGQSLAPLREQQILLIGSGSITHNLRELSWDGSAADVPEWASGFRNFVVHKLTHNDYDAVLDWSNIPHMARNHPTLEHFAPIFFAMGTGQRFSLVHSSFTMGSLGMDIYRFD from the coding sequence ATGAACTTACAAACGTTGCCCGGCTTATTTATTTCTCATGGCTCTCCTATGCTGGCGCTGAATCCTGAGCAAGTGGGTCCTGCCTTGCATCGTTTGAGCGAAAATCTGCCACGCCCGGAAGCGATTATTGTGATGTCTGCGCATTGGGAAAGTGATGCGTTGGAAGTCAGTAGCGCAATTCGCCCAGAAACTTGGCATGATTTTCGTGGTTTCCCGCCTGAACTTTATCAATTACGCTACCCTGCACCGGGAAATCCTGAATTGGCCGAGAAAGTCTTAGGCTTGCTGGCCAATGCCGGCTTTTCTGCACATGCCAACAGTACTCGTCCGCGTGATCATGGTGTATGGATGCCGCTGCTACATATGTATCCAGATGCCAACATTCCCGTGGTAGAAATTTCCTTACCCATGTCGATGAGTGCGGATGAGATTTATCAGATTGGTCAAAGTCTCGCACCTTTACGTGAACAGCAAATCCTGCTGATTGGTTCGGGCAGTATTACCCATAATTTACGTGAACTGTCTTGGGATGGATCGGCTGCTGATGTACCCGAATGGGCCTCAGGCTTCCGTAATTTTGTGGTGCATAAACTGACGCACAATGATTATGATGCTGTACTGGACTGGTCCAATATTCCGCATATGGCACGGAATCATCCAACGCTGGAACATTTTGCTCCGATTTTCTTTGCGATGGGCACAGGTCAGCGTTTTAGTCTGGTACATAGCAGTTTCACCATGGGTTCACTCGGTATGGATATTTACCGCTTCGATTAA
- a CDS encoding VOC family protein — MNIAKNTICLWYDDDAEGAARFYAETFPDSSVGAINLAPGDYPSGKEGDVITVEFTVMGVACIGLNGGADFQHNEAFSFQVATEDQEETDRYWNAIIGNGGQESECGWCKDKWGISWQITPVVLINACNSLDRAAAKRAFNAMMTMKKIDISVIEAAFHG, encoded by the coding sequence ATGAATATTGCCAAGAACACCATCTGTCTTTGGTATGATGACGATGCCGAAGGTGCAGCACGATTTTATGCAGAAACCTTTCCAGACTCCTCAGTTGGCGCGATCAATCTTGCACCCGGAGATTATCCCTCCGGAAAAGAAGGCGATGTTATCACCGTTGAATTTACGGTGATGGGCGTTGCCTGCATTGGACTGAATGGTGGCGCTGACTTTCAACACAATGAAGCATTTTCATTTCAGGTGGCGACTGAAGACCAAGAAGAAACAGACCGTTACTGGAATGCCATTATTGGCAATGGTGGTCAGGAAAGTGAGTGTGGATGGTGTAAAGACAAGTGGGGCATTTCCTGGCAGATTACGCCAGTGGTCCTCATCAACGCCTGTAACAGTCTTGACCGCGCTGCGGCCAAGCGCGCATTTAATGCGATGATGACCATGAAAAAAATTGACATCTCCGTGATCGAAGCGGCATTTCATGGTTAA
- a CDS encoding 5-formyltetrahydrofolate cyclo-ligase, with amino-acid sequence MTIQELRRYLRKTRRHLSKFEQRQSAQKVLNRLIRSPEFIHAQRIGLYLHAFGEIQTQAIIERCFKLGKQVYLPAICDMNKQLVWIRISQHQYHNKRFAHHRLGMREPMSTRGVHVSKLDLLLMPLLACDTAGTRIGMGGGFYDRTLASAPGRPFRLGLAHNFQLLAQPLKREIWDQPLDALITPTIFIKFKR; translated from the coding sequence ATGACCATTCAGGAATTAAGAAGATACCTTCGTAAAACGCGTCGTCATCTCTCTAAATTTGAGCAAAGGCAGTCCGCACAAAAAGTTCTAAACCGTCTGATCCGCAGTCCAGAATTTATTCATGCCCAACGTATTGGGCTGTATTTGCATGCCTTTGGGGAGATTCAGACCCAGGCGATTATTGAACGCTGCTTTAAACTGGGCAAACAGGTGTATCTACCAGCGATTTGCGACATGAATAAGCAGCTGGTCTGGATTCGAATCAGCCAGCATCAATATCATAACAAGCGCTTTGCTCATCATCGGCTGGGTATGCGAGAGCCCATGAGCACCCGTGGTGTGCATGTTTCCAAACTGGATTTATTGCTCATGCCGCTATTGGCCTGTGATACTGCGGGCACACGGATTGGTATGGGCGGCGGTTTTTATGATCGTACCTTGGCTTCTGCGCCCGGGCGTCCGTTCCGTCTGGGTCTGGCGCATAACTTTCAACTGCTGGCACAGCCGTTAAAACGTGAAATATGGGATCAGCCCCTTGATGCTTTAATCACCCCGACAATTTTTATAAAGTTCAAACGTTAA
- the lon gene encoding endopeptidase La, translated as MSEIIMNQETLEPQVPSVLPLLALRDVVVYPHMQIALFVGREKSINAVDVARNSDNLVFVVAQKDSLTEEIDHDNLYQYGTVAKIVQVVNHENDENCIKVLIEGLHRAKLKTIIDETEYLTAEHELSPMTVSVDADTQAVRLQELRALFAQYAEAKLRNARELITAANKIEDLLQLLFFVATRVPLNIDVKQKFLEHDEFEAHLTELMTYLLQQSEEQQIEQTLHDSVKRQMEKNQREYFLNEKMKVIQRELSDMNGGAEDDVAEIEKRLAEADLPEHVRKKAEAEFRKLKAMQPASSEAAVVRNYLEVILDTPWNKASKVSINLSKAQEILDADHYGLDDVKDRIVEYLAVQSRVKKLRGPILCLVGPPGVGKTSLGESIAKATGREFVRMALGGVRDEAEIRGHRRTYIGAMPGKIVQSLTKVGVKNPLFLLDEIDKMAQDYRGDPASAMLEVLDPSQNNKFSDHYLDLDLDLSEVMFICTANSMNIPEALLDRMEVIRLPGYTEEEKVNIADRYLVPKAIKNNGLRAKELTVHEEAIRDIVRRYTREAGVRNLEREVSKIARKVVKEAVSKKAKNLQVEVTAGNLPDYLGPHKFDYGMAEEEAQIGRVNGLAWTSVGGELLTIEVAAVPGKGKFITTGSLGDVMKESITAAMTVVRTRADELGIEASRFEETDVHVHLPEGATPKDGPSAGLALTTALVSAFTGIPIRPDIAMTGETSLGGRALRIGGLKEKLLAAHRGGIKLVFIPQENIRDLAEIPENVKEGLEIKAVKSIDEILPLALTSLPKALVKAPIVKTKEEAKAARH; from the coding sequence ATGTCTGAAATTATTATGAATCAAGAAACCTTAGAGCCTCAGGTTCCAAGTGTACTACCCCTTTTGGCGTTGCGTGATGTGGTGGTTTATCCGCATATGCAAATTGCGCTGTTTGTCGGTCGTGAAAAATCGATCAATGCAGTTGATGTGGCTCGTAACAGTGACAATCTAGTATTTGTAGTTGCGCAAAAAGATTCGCTTACAGAAGAAATTGATCACGACAATTTATATCAATACGGTACTGTCGCGAAGATTGTGCAAGTTGTGAATCACGAAAATGATGAAAACTGTATTAAAGTTCTGATTGAAGGCCTGCATCGTGCCAAACTGAAAACCATCATTGACGAAACTGAGTATCTGACAGCAGAGCATGAACTCAGCCCAATGACGGTGAGCGTCGATGCAGATACCCAAGCTGTGCGCTTGCAGGAATTACGTGCGCTTTTCGCTCAATATGCAGAAGCGAAACTTCGTAATGCGCGTGAACTGATCACCGCAGCCAACAAAATTGAAGATCTATTACAGTTATTGTTCTTCGTCGCAACCCGTGTTCCATTGAATATTGATGTCAAACAGAAATTCCTGGAACATGACGAATTCGAAGCGCATTTGACTGAGCTGATGACTTATCTATTGCAACAGTCTGAAGAACAACAGATTGAGCAAACCCTGCATGATTCTGTTAAACGTCAGATGGAAAAGAACCAGCGCGAATATTTCCTGAATGAAAAAATGAAAGTCATTCAGCGCGAGCTTTCTGATATGAACGGCGGCGCGGAAGACGATGTCGCTGAAATTGAAAAACGTCTGGCTGAAGCAGATTTGCCTGAGCATGTACGTAAAAAAGCAGAAGCTGAATTCCGTAAATTAAAAGCGATGCAGCCTGCTTCAAGTGAAGCTGCTGTGGTACGTAACTATCTGGAAGTCATTCTGGATACACCATGGAATAAAGCCAGCAAAGTCAGCATTAACCTGAGCAAAGCACAGGAAATTCTGGATGCAGACCATTATGGTCTGGACGATGTCAAAGATCGCATTGTGGAATATCTGGCAGTTCAGTCACGCGTGAAAAAATTGCGTGGCCCGATTCTGTGTCTGGTTGGTCCTCCAGGTGTGGGTAAAACTTCACTCGGTGAATCAATTGCCAAAGCAACTGGTCGTGAGTTCGTGCGTATGGCACTGGGCGGCGTGCGTGATGAAGCGGAAATTCGCGGTCACCGTCGTACCTATATCGGTGCGATGCCAGGTAAAATTGTGCAGTCATTGACTAAAGTGGGTGTAAAAAACCCGTTGTTCCTGCTCGATGAAATCGACAAGATGGCGCAAGACTACCGTGGCGATCCGGCTTCTGCGATGCTTGAGGTACTTGATCCATCACAAAACAACAAGTTCAGCGATCACTATCTGGATCTGGATCTGGACCTGTCTGAAGTGATGTTTATCTGTACCGCAAACAGTATGAACATTCCTGAGGCGCTGCTGGACCGTATGGAAGTGATTCGTCTTCCGGGTTATACCGAAGAAGAGAAAGTAAATATTGCGGATCGTTACCTTGTTCCTAAAGCAATCAAGAACAATGGTCTACGTGCCAAAGAATTGACCGTGCATGAAGAGGCGATTCGTGACATCGTGCGCCGTTATACCCGTGAAGCCGGTGTTCGTAACCTTGAACGTGAAGTGTCAAAAATTGCACGTAAAGTGGTAAAAGAAGCGGTTAGCAAGAAAGCCAAAAACCTTCAGGTTGAAGTGACCGCAGGAAATCTTCCAGATTACTTGGGTCCACATAAATTTGACTACGGTATGGCGGAAGAAGAAGCGCAAATTGGCCGTGTAAATGGTCTGGCTTGGACTTCTGTCGGCGGTGAATTACTGACCATTGAAGTTGCAGCAGTCCCAGGTAAAGGCAAGTTCATTACCACCGGTTCTCTTGGCGATGTCATGAAAGAATCGATTACCGCTGCGATGACTGTAGTGCGTACCCGTGCGGATGAACTCGGCATCGAAGCCTCGCGCTTTGAAGAAACCGACGTGCATGTGCATTTACCTGAAGGCGCAACACCGAAAGATGGTCCATCGGCAGGTTTGGCTTTGACTACAGCATTGGTATCTGCTTTCACGGGTATCCCGATTCGTCCGGATATCGCGATGACAGGTGAAACCAGTCTGGGCGGTCGTGCGCTGCGTATCGGTGGCTTGAAAGAGAAACTTTTGGCAGCCCATCGTGGTGGCATCAAGCTGGTATTCATTCCACAGGAAAACATACGTGACCTGGCGGAAATTCCAGAAAATGTCAAAGAAGGTCTAGAAATTAAAGCCGTAAAATCGATTGATGAGATTTTACCGCTGGCACTGACCTCTTTGCCAAAAGCCTTGGTTAAAGCACCAATTGTGAAAACCAAAGAAGAAGCGAAAGCAGCGCGTCATTAA
- a CDS encoding RnfABCDGE type electron transport complex subunit B: MNSPISLVQSIDALLPQTQCGLCGHRDGCLPYAQSITEGENANKCVPGGQPVADALAALLNRPKLQAEESVWPVQADGRPQRIKAVIREDECIGCTKCISACPVDAIIGSGKLMHTILTDLCTGCELCIPPCPVDCIDLVEDDQPLPNEAQRIAEQEDLRQRYYAHIQREEKRRTDRKGPVVRAEIDTALFARFSALNEQLPVIEVASKPEHVPVALDSKTTIELAKLRTQIKKLEKQLSVREDVRKRTQLEELTQQLQALQG, translated from the coding sequence ATGAATTCGCCCATTTCTCTGGTCCAATCGATTGACGCTTTACTCCCTCAAACCCAATGTGGACTCTGCGGTCACCGTGACGGATGTTTACCTTATGCCCAGTCGATTACTGAGGGGGAAAATGCCAATAAATGTGTGCCGGGCGGACAGCCTGTTGCCGATGCTTTGGCTGCATTATTAAATCGTCCTAAACTTCAAGCTGAAGAAAGTGTCTGGCCAGTTCAAGCCGATGGTCGACCTCAGCGCATCAAAGCCGTAATTCGTGAAGATGAATGTATTGGCTGTACCAAATGCATTAGTGCCTGCCCGGTCGATGCGATTATTGGTTCCGGTAAACTGATGCATACCATTCTGACTGACCTGTGTACCGGTTGCGAACTGTGTATTCCACCCTGTCCGGTAGATTGTATTGACCTAGTCGAAGATGATCAGCCTTTACCAAATGAAGCACAGCGCATAGCGGAACAGGAGGATTTACGTCAACGCTACTATGCGCACATCCAGCGTGAAGAAAAACGGCGTACCGATCGTAAGGGACCTGTGGTCCGTGCAGAAATCGATACTGCCCTGTTTGCCCGTTTCTCAGCTTTAAATGAGCAACTTCCCGTGATTGAAGTCGCGAGCAAGCCAGAGCATGTACCTGTAGCCCTCGACTCCAAAACCACGATTGAACTGGCAAAACTACGTACCCAAATTAAAAAACTGGAAAAACAGCTTTCGGTTCGTGAAGATGTCCGAAAGCGTACCCAACTGGAAGAACTGACACAGCAATTACAGGCTTTACAGGGATAG
- a CDS encoding META and DUF4377 domain-containing protein: MKLKFIVLALLPLTFAGCQSSDIQRAGDLAVATIQQKNADQIFPAYHWELNRGLERPIVLSFDAQGRLSAVTGCNGLGTTWSVKNNIITTSEVVGTEMACDAALMEQERFVSQLLQKRDIPFMLNVTDPNKPTLTLMAANGQTYEFIGKMTPETKYQGQAETIFLEISPDTKQCTGVTQQSCLQVKEVKYDQNGLKTQVDKDWTLFYDQIEGFRHSPNERQIIRVKRFEIKHPAADQSKYAYIFDIAVERELVKGAL; the protein is encoded by the coding sequence ATGAAATTAAAATTTATTGTGCTGGCATTATTGCCTTTAACTTTTGCAGGCTGTCAGTCCAGTGATATTCAACGAGCTGGAGATCTTGCAGTGGCCACCATCCAACAAAAAAATGCAGATCAGATCTTTCCAGCCTATCACTGGGAACTAAATCGTGGACTAGAACGACCAATCGTACTCAGTTTTGATGCTCAAGGCCGGCTGAGCGCCGTGACGGGCTGTAATGGACTCGGGACGACCTGGTCAGTCAAAAACAATATCATCACCACCAGCGAAGTTGTAGGCACTGAAATGGCCTGTGATGCAGCCTTGATGGAGCAGGAACGTTTTGTCAGCCAGCTTTTACAGAAGCGTGACATTCCTTTTATGCTCAATGTAACAGATCCTAACAAGCCGACCCTGACGTTGATGGCCGCAAATGGTCAAACCTATGAATTTATCGGGAAAATGACTCCGGAAACCAAATACCAAGGACAGGCTGAAACAATTTTTCTGGAAATTTCCCCCGATACCAAACAATGTACTGGCGTAACCCAACAAAGCTGCTTGCAAGTCAAAGAAGTAAAATATGATCAGAATGGCCTGAAAACTCAGGTCGATAAGGACTGGACTTTATTCTATGATCAGATTGAAGGTTTTCGGCATTCACCAAATGAACGGCAGATTATTCGGGTCAAACGTTTTGAAATTAAGCATCCGGCAGCTGATCAATCGAAATATGCCTATATTTTTGATATAGCGGTTGAGCGTGAATTAGTTAAGGGTGCTCTTTAA
- a CDS encoding M28 family peptidase, producing MIKGCCTVLLLLIGLMGPSLCAANSSKNAQVSHLELFFSQIMSVDEYRNYKNLKELNRVSAWIKGQMQRFGIPCQFQVYVVNNLSYRNVICSLDTQAKTKMVMGAHYDVFSARNGADNNASGVAGLLETARLLALQKSKLKHDVEFAFYTLEEPPFFKTEHMGSYMHAKSLKKQKQKIKGVVILDSIGYFDEHQVQSYPVGLKWIYPRHGNFIAAIGHLASTGLTGDYCDAMQRFNRLECQRFVSPSFAQDMNFSGYLNYAKFNYSTMLITDTANYRNPYYNTELDTLDKLDLNKMTHVIDGLVTMALQP from the coding sequence ATGATAAAAGGATGTTGTACTGTGCTGCTGTTACTGATAGGCCTCATGGGGCCTAGTCTCTGTGCAGCCAATTCGAGCAAAAATGCTCAGGTCTCTCATCTGGAATTATTTTTTAGCCAGATCATGAGTGTCGATGAATACCGAAATTATAAAAATCTAAAAGAGCTGAATCGGGTATCTGCCTGGATCAAAGGGCAGATGCAGCGCTTTGGTATTCCATGCCAGTTTCAGGTTTATGTGGTCAATAACCTGAGTTACCGAAATGTCATCTGTAGCTTGGATACTCAAGCCAAAACCAAGATGGTGATGGGGGCACATTATGATGTCTTTAGTGCCCGAAACGGTGCTGATAATAATGCCTCAGGGGTAGCGGGTTTACTGGAAACCGCAAGATTACTGGCCCTGCAAAAATCCAAGCTCAAACATGATGTCGAATTTGCTTTCTATACGCTTGAAGAGCCGCCTTTTTTCAAGACAGAACATATGGGCAGTTATATGCATGCCAAGTCTTTAAAAAAGCAGAAGCAGAAAATTAAGGGCGTGGTGATTCTGGATTCGATTGGTTATTTTGATGAACATCAGGTGCAGAGCTATCCGGTGGGATTAAAGTGGATTTATCCACGACATGGTAACTTTATTGCCGCGATTGGGCATTTAGCCTCAACTGGCCTGACTGGAGATTATTGTGATGCCATGCAGCGTTTTAACCGTCTGGAGTGTCAACGCTTTGTTAGCCCAAGTTTTGCTCAGGATATGAATTTCTCTGGCTATCTGAATTATGCCAAATTCAACTATTCGACCATGTTGATTACCGATACTGCGAATTATCGTAATCCTTATTACAATACCGAATTGGATACTTTAGACAAGCTTGATCTGAACAAGATGACTCATGTGATTGATGGATTGGTTACGATGGCACTACAGCCATAA
- the nth gene encoding endonuclease III, protein MTTAKAKPVKNMTKKQIQTFFERLREQRPNPKTELNYSSPFELLVAVTLSAQATDVSVNKATDRLFPVANTPEAIYALGVDGLKEYIKTIGLYNSKAVNVIKACEMLIQKHNSIVPDNRADLEALPGVGRKTANVVLNTAFGQPTMAVDTHIFRVGNRTGLAVGKNVLEVEHRLVKVIPKEFIIDSHHWLILHGRYTCIARKPKCHECVVSDVCNWPDRFEFGAARQIAVKNIELAE, encoded by the coding sequence ATGACCACAGCAAAGGCCAAGCCTGTTAAAAACATGACCAAAAAGCAGATTCAGACCTTTTTTGAACGCCTGCGTGAACAGCGTCCCAATCCGAAAACCGAACTAAATTATTCTAGTCCTTTTGAATTGCTGGTCGCGGTCACGCTCTCTGCTCAAGCCACCGATGTCAGCGTTAACAAAGCCACGGACAGACTCTTTCCAGTCGCCAATACACCGGAAGCCATTTATGCGCTAGGTGTGGACGGCTTGAAGGAATATATCAAGACCATTGGTTTATATAACTCGAAAGCGGTCAACGTGATTAAAGCCTGCGAGATGCTGATTCAGAAGCACAACAGCATCGTACCGGACAATCGTGCAGACTTAGAAGCCCTGCCGGGTGTAGGTCGTAAAACGGCGAATGTGGTACTGAATACGGCCTTTGGTCAGCCGACCATGGCGGTTGATACCCATATTTTCCGGGTAGGTAACCGTACCGGACTAGCGGTTGGCAAAAATGTGTTGGAAGTTGAACACCGTCTGGTCAAAGTCATTCCCAAGGAATTTATCATTGATTCACATCACTGGCTGATTTTACACGGTCGTTATACGTGTATTGCGCGCAAACCGAAATGTCATGAATGTGTAGTATCCGATGTGTGTAACTGGCCGGATCGGTTTGAATTTGGTGCAGCCCGCCAAATTGCAGTGAAAAATATTGAGCTTGCTGAATAG
- the adk gene encoding adenylate kinase, with protein MRIILLGPPGAGKGTQAQLICKRYNIPQISTGDMLRAAIREGTELGLQAKSVMDNGGLVSDELIIGLVKERIAQPDCVNGCIFDGFPRTIPQAEALEKEGIAIDHVIEIDVPDEEIVQRLSGRRQHPASGRVYHIVYNPPKVEGKDDETGEDLVQRPDDQEATIRKRLGSYHTETEQLVGFYQGRAASGENAPTYDKLNGLRPIDEVQTDLFAILDQAK; from the coding sequence ATGCGCATTATCTTACTCGGACCACCTGGAGCAGGTAAAGGTACACAAGCTCAGTTGATCTGTAAGCGCTACAATATCCCACAAATTTCAACCGGTGATATGCTCCGTGCTGCAATTCGTGAAGGAACTGAATTAGGTCTACAAGCTAAAAGTGTCATGGACAATGGCGGTTTGGTTTCTGATGAGTTGATCATTGGTCTGGTGAAAGAGCGCATTGCGCAACCTGACTGTGTAAACGGCTGCATTTTTGATGGTTTCCCGCGTACCATTCCTCAAGCAGAAGCCTTGGAAAAAGAAGGCATTGCAATTGATCACGTGATTGAAATTGATGTACCAGATGAAGAAATCGTACAACGTCTTTCTGGCCGTCGTCAGCATCCTGCATCTGGCCGTGTCTATCACATCGTTTACAACCCGCCAAAAGTGGAAGGTAAAGATGACGAAACGGGTGAAGATCTGGTTCAACGTCCTGATGACCAGGAAGCAACCATTCGTAAGCGTCTAGGTTCTTACCATACTGAAACCGAGCAACTGGTTGGTTTCTACCAAGGCCGTGCAGCGTCTGGTGAAAATGCACCAACTTATGACAAGCTAAATGGTTTACGTCCAATCGATGAAGTTCAAACTGATCTTTTCGCGATTCTGGATCAGGCAAAATAA